A genome region from Psychrobacter jeotgali includes the following:
- a CDS encoding nitrate reductase subunit alpha, with amino-acid sequence MSHLLDQFRFFKRKKGEFSDGHGETRDESRAWENVYRSRWQYDKIVRSTHGVNCTGSCSWKIYVKNGLVTWETQQTDYPETRPDLPNHEPRGCPRGASYSWYMYSANRVKYPKVRKPLLKLWREAKAQHPDPVDAWESIVEDPIKAEQYKSKRGLGGFIRSTWAEVNEIIAASNVYTAKIYGPDRIIGFSPIPAMSMVSYAAGTRYLSLIGGSCLSFYDWYCDLPPASPMTWGEQTDVPESADWYNSDYIIAWGSNVPQTRTPDAHFFTEVRYKGTKTVSITPDYAEISKLTDLWLNPKQGTDAAVAQAFCHVIIKEFYLKQPSDYFLDYAKRYTDLPVLVMLEGEEGARRPGRYLRASDLVDNLGEENNPEWKTIGLNSNGELVSPLGSIGYRWGEKGKWNLEQKSGATGEDIDLTLTLKDSNETCVVGFDYFGHVDHPHFTSVPGEPIQQKTVPCKTVQLADGSSAIVATVFDLTVANLGVDNGVGGDHVTDDYNDATVPGTPAWQEVITGLSRERVIQVAREFAENAHKTHGKSMIIIGAGMNHWYHLDMNYRGVINMLMLCGCVGKSGGGWAHYVGQEKLRPQTGWLPLAFALDWHRPPRHMNGTSFFYNHSSQWRHETISAHEILSPNANKKFFPEHMLDYNIQAERAGWLPSAPQLNRNPLTIAAQAQAKGKGIEDHVVDSLEDGSLRFACESPDNPVNFPRNMFIWRSNLLGSSGKGHEYMLHYFLGTRNGLLNEENPTGHLQPKEVDWVEKGPTGKLDLVVALDFRMSSTCLYSDIVLPTATWYEKDDMNTSDMHPFIHPLTAATDPAWESKTDWEIYKGIAKSFSELTKGHLGVETDVVTLPMQHDSPGELAQPFGGTDWKTAGEKPVPGKNCPMIKVVERDYPNTYKKFTSLGPALEKLGNGSKGLNWDMKTEVKQLGDLNHRVTEPGISEGRPQINTAVHASEMILMLAPETNGHVAVKGWAALSEFTGRDHTHLAKSSEHEKIRFKDIVAQPRKIISSPTWSGIESDEVSYNAGYTNVHELIPWRTITGRQQFYQDHPWMQAFGEQMQQYRPPIDTKTTDIIKNAKPNGNKEIVLNFLTPHQKWGIHSTYSENLMMLTLSRGGPCVWMSEVDAQKADIVDNDWIEVFNANGAITARAIVSQRVKEGMTMMYHAQEKLVNVPGSEQTGIRGGIHNSVTRTILKPTHMIGSYAQQSYGFNYYGTVGCNRDEFVVIRKMSKIDWLEEKPDDSLPRPLPTTIDG; translated from the coding sequence ATGAGTCATTTACTCGACCAATTCCGCTTTTTTAAACGTAAAAAAGGAGAGTTCTCCGATGGACATGGTGAGACCCGTGATGAGTCTCGTGCGTGGGAGAACGTCTATCGCAGCCGCTGGCAGTATGACAAGATTGTGCGCTCAACGCATGGGGTTAACTGTACCGGCTCTTGCTCATGGAAAATCTATGTCAAAAATGGCCTAGTTACCTGGGAAACTCAGCAAACTGACTATCCAGAAACCCGTCCGGACCTACCAAACCATGAGCCACGCGGCTGTCCACGTGGCGCCAGCTATAGCTGGTATATGTACTCAGCTAACCGGGTTAAATATCCAAAGGTACGTAAACCACTACTAAAATTGTGGCGTGAAGCCAAAGCCCAGCATCCAGATCCTGTTGATGCGTGGGAAAGTATCGTAGAAGACCCGATCAAAGCTGAACAGTATAAATCTAAGCGTGGACTTGGTGGCTTTATCCGCTCGACCTGGGCTGAAGTCAATGAAATCATTGCCGCTAGTAACGTTTATACTGCCAAGATTTATGGTCCTGATCGTATTATTGGCTTCTCACCTATTCCAGCGATGTCGATGGTGAGTTACGCAGCAGGTACGCGTTATTTATCGCTTATCGGCGGCTCTTGCCTGTCTTTTTATGATTGGTATTGTGACCTGCCACCAGCTTCTCCAATGACTTGGGGCGAGCAAACAGACGTACCTGAATCAGCCGATTGGTACAACTCTGACTATATCATCGCTTGGGGCTCTAACGTACCGCAAACCCGGACACCAGATGCGCATTTCTTTACCGAAGTTCGTTATAAAGGCACCAAAACGGTTTCTATAACTCCTGACTATGCTGAAATCTCTAAGCTAACTGACTTATGGCTCAACCCTAAACAAGGGACAGATGCGGCAGTTGCCCAAGCCTTTTGTCACGTCATTATCAAAGAGTTCTATCTTAAGCAGCCAAGCGACTATTTCTTAGATTATGCTAAGCGCTATACTGATCTACCTGTTCTAGTGATGCTAGAAGGCGAAGAGGGCGCACGTCGTCCGGGTCGTTATCTACGTGCCTCAGATTTAGTGGACAATTTAGGTGAAGAAAATAATCCTGAGTGGAAAACAATCGGTCTCAACAGTAATGGTGAGCTAGTATCGCCTTTAGGCTCGATTGGTTATCGTTGGGGCGAAAAAGGTAAATGGAACCTCGAGCAAAAAAGCGGAGCTACCGGTGAAGATATCGATCTAACCTTGACTCTAAAAGATAGCAACGAGACTTGCGTCGTTGGTTTTGATTACTTCGGGCATGTGGATCATCCGCACTTTACCTCAGTACCAGGTGAGCCTATCCAGCAAAAAACCGTACCTTGTAAAACTGTACAATTGGCCGATGGCTCAAGCGCTATAGTAGCAACGGTATTTGACTTAACCGTAGCTAACTTGGGCGTCGATAATGGCGTTGGCGGCGACCATGTCACCGACGATTATAATGACGCTACCGTGCCAGGTACGCCAGCATGGCAAGAAGTGATCACTGGTCTTAGCCGTGAGCGTGTTATCCAAGTGGCTCGTGAGTTCGCTGAAAACGCTCACAAGACCCACGGTAAATCGATGATTATCATCGGTGCCGGCATGAACCATTGGTATCACCTTGATATGAACTATCGCGGCGTTATCAACATGTTGATGCTTTGTGGTTGTGTCGGTAAATCAGGTGGTGGCTGGGCGCATTATGTTGGTCAAGAAAAACTACGCCCGCAAACCGGTTGGTTACCATTAGCGTTTGCTCTTGATTGGCATCGTCCGCCGCGTCATATGAACGGTACCAGCTTTTTCTATAACCACAGCTCACAGTGGCGTCATGAGACCATCTCGGCTCACGAGATATTGTCTCCTAATGCTAATAAAAAGTTCTTCCCTGAGCACATGCTCGATTACAACATCCAGGCCGAGCGTGCAGGCTGGTTACCTTCAGCGCCGCAGCTTAACCGTAACCCATTGACCATTGCCGCCCAAGCGCAGGCAAAAGGTAAAGGGATTGAAGATCACGTAGTGGACTCTTTAGAGGATGGTAGCTTACGTTTCGCTTGTGAGTCACCAGATAATCCTGTGAACTTCCCACGCAATATGTTCATCTGGCGCTCAAACCTTTTGGGTTCATCGGGTAAGGGTCATGAATATATGCTCCATTACTTCTTGGGCACTAGAAACGGTTTGCTCAACGAAGAGAACCCTACCGGTCATTTGCAGCCAAAAGAAGTCGATTGGGTTGAAAAAGGCCCAACAGGCAAACTTGATTTGGTAGTCGCCTTAGACTTCCGTATGTCATCTACCTGTTTATATTCTGACATCGTTTTACCTACCGCAACTTGGTATGAAAAAGATGATATGAATACCTCAGATATGCATCCGTTTATTCATCCATTGACGGCTGCTACAGATCCAGCTTGGGAATCTAAGACCGACTGGGAGATTTATAAAGGCATTGCCAAAAGCTTTTCTGAGTTAACCAAAGGGCACTTAGGGGTTGAGACTGATGTAGTAACCCTACCCATGCAGCATGATAGCCCTGGTGAGCTGGCACAGCCCTTTGGTGGTACGGACTGGAAAACAGCAGGTGAAAAACCAGTACCGGGTAAGAACTGCCCAATGATTAAAGTGGTTGAGCGTGACTATCCTAACACTTATAAAAAATTCACTTCTCTTGGACCTGCGTTAGAAAAACTAGGTAACGGCTCTAAAGGTTTGAATTGGGATATGAAAACTGAGGTTAAGCAATTGGGTGATCTTAATCACCGAGTTACTGAGCCCGGTATCTCTGAAGGTCGACCACAGATAAATACCGCTGTGCATGCGTCAGAGATGATTTTGATGTTAGCTCCTGAAACCAATGGTCATGTAGCGGTTAAAGGCTGGGCTGCTCTATCTGAATTTACCGGTCGTGATCACACGCATTTGGCAAAATCGAGCGAACACGAAAAAATTCGCTTTAAAGATATCGTCGCACAGCCGCGTAAGATCATCTCAAGCCCGACTTGGTCAGGTATTGAGTCCGACGAAGTGAGCTATAACGCTGGTTATACCAACGTTCATGAGCTGATTCCTTGGCGTACCATTACTGGCCGTCAGCAGTTTTATCAGGATCATCCATGGATGCAGGCGTTTGGCGAGCAAATGCAGCAGTATCGTCCACCAATCGATACTAAAACCACTGATATTATCAAAAACGCTAAGCCTAATGGTAATAAAGAGATTGTACTGAACTTTTTAACACCGCACCAAAAATGGGGTATTCATAGTACTTACTCTGAAAACCTAATGATGTTGACGCTTAGCCGTGGTGGTCCTTGTGTGTGGATGTCAGAAGTTGATGCTCAAAAAGCAGATATCGTCGACAACGACTGGATTGAGGTCTTTAATGCTAACGGTGCTATCACTGCTCGCGCTATCGTCAGTCAGCGGGTTAAAGAAGGCATGACCATGATGTATCACGCTCAAGAAAAATTGGTCAACGTACCAGGCTCTGAGCAAACCGGTATTCGCGGTGGTATTCATAACTCGGTCACTCGTACTATCTTGAAACCGACCCATATGATTGGTAGTTATGCGCAGCAGTCTTATGGCTTTAACTACTATGGAACCGTAGGCTGTAACCGTGATGAGTTCGTAGTGATTCGCAAAATGTCGAAGATCGACTGGTTAGAAGAAAAACCAGATGATTCACTACCGCGCCCATTACCAACAACCATTGATGGCTAA
- a CDS encoding NarK family nitrate/nitrite MFS transporter, with protein MSTNNSLKGGKLITDWRPEDERFWEEGGKKVASRNLWISIPSLLLAFSVWMVWSAVIVRLPEIGFNFDSGQLFWLAALPGLSGATLRVFYSFMVPIFGGRRWTAISTASLLIPSLWMGFAVQNPNTPFMTFAIIALLCGFGGANFASSMANISFFYPKEKQGSALGLNAGLGNLGVSVMQFVVPIVILFAVFGSLGGDPQVTSTGEVFYLQNAGFIWVPFIILFSVLAWFGMNDLANAKASFKDQSIIFKRKHNWIMCILYLATFGSFIGYSAAFPMLIKSSFPEIDALKFAFLGPFVGAIVRPFGGWLSDKIGGARVTFWNYIVMVLAVVAVMFFLPSETRPGSFTGYFISFMVLFITTGIGNGSTFRMIPVIFRTLHEKLGTKNLLVEARKEAAAVVGFTSAFAAYGAFFIPKMFGSGLGAYGTFIVLIVFYIVCIALTWWYYSRKNAPYPS; from the coding sequence ATGAGCACTAATAATAGTTTGAAAGGTGGTAAGCTCATCACTGACTGGCGACCTGAAGATGAAAGGTTCTGGGAGGAGGGCGGTAAAAAGGTTGCGAGTCGTAACTTGTGGATATCTATCCCATCATTACTACTAGCGTTTTCAGTATGGATGGTGTGGAGCGCAGTCATTGTGCGCTTGCCTGAAATTGGTTTTAATTTCGATTCAGGACAGCTCTTTTGGTTGGCGGCTTTGCCCGGATTATCAGGGGCGACCTTACGAGTTTTCTACTCCTTTATGGTGCCGATCTTTGGTGGTAGGCGCTGGACAGCGATCTCAACGGCTTCGCTATTAATTCCATCGCTATGGATGGGCTTTGCCGTACAGAACCCTAATACGCCTTTTATGACATTCGCTATCATTGCGCTATTGTGTGGATTTGGTGGAGCGAACTTTGCCTCATCTATGGCTAATATCTCATTTTTCTATCCTAAAGAAAAACAAGGCTCAGCCCTTGGTCTTAATGCCGGTTTAGGTAACTTGGGCGTATCGGTAATGCAGTTTGTAGTGCCTATAGTTATTCTTTTTGCTGTATTCGGCTCACTAGGCGGCGACCCTCAAGTTACCAGCACAGGCGAAGTGTTTTACTTACAGAACGCCGGTTTTATTTGGGTACCTTTCATCATTCTATTCTCAGTTCTGGCTTGGTTTGGTATGAATGATTTGGCTAATGCCAAAGCCTCTTTTAAAGATCAATCGATTATCTTTAAGCGTAAACATAACTGGATTATGTGTATTCTTTATCTAGCAACATTCGGCTCTTTTATCGGTTATTCTGCGGCTTTCCCTATGCTCATCAAGAGCTCATTCCCTGAAATTGATGCGTTAAAGTTCGCCTTTCTAGGTCCGTTCGTAGGTGCAATTGTTCGTCCATTCGGTGGCTGGTTATCCGATAAAATAGGCGGCGCAAGAGTGACCTTCTGGAACTATATTGTCATGGTGCTAGCGGTAGTAGCAGTGATGTTCTTCTTGCCTAGCGAAACTCGTCCAGGCAGCTTTACAGGCTATTTCATCTCCTTTATGGTGCTGTTTATTACTACTGGTATTGGTAATGGCTCTACCTTCCGTATGATTCCGGTCATCTTTAGAACGCTACATGAAAAACTGGGTACCAAAAATTTATTGGTAGAAGCTCGTAAAGAAGCGGCAGCAGTCGTTGGCTTTACCTCAGCATTTGCCGCTTACGGTGCGTTCTTTATTCCTAAAATGTTTGGTTCAGGCTTGGGCGCTTATGGTACTTTTATTGTTCTGATAGTGTTCTATATCGTTTGTATAGCGCTAACATGGTGGTATTACAGCCGTAAAAATGCTCCTTACCCTTCTTAA
- a CDS encoding histidine kinase gives MNSILRQSLPVQAWVSICTIALLCFMSALGGGVLAWVSEADAQAINTAGSIRMATYRINFQIATDFTADSPSNLSIAVEQDRLNETLEKEVLALSESAGTGIPNQSRSAKVDALVTDMENRLTNLREYQMAYANKHRIINDQLQRIESQWFNTLKPIVLSQNKEAFYDASPPYIRNVDNFVNELQIRNEQRQIWQQFLQVLSLILTIIIMLIGMYKLRQNVLVPVQRLIKANSLFKQGKHDTRVSISGYTEFKKLGDSFNNMASTIETHQRSLKSEMQIKTKHLTTANEVLSLFYDFSKQLTTSSVTLYKLDQLITDFGHIFPHLDFTLCIQNDILNGKEAIALHDDKMKELCSKLSCDNCFIKNNVYAETYPITHQNLEFGELKVRPKSILLMNSELATELDAKDKKEDKTSKRIQTVDLDSTYLNAENSELITALTNLIGTALSLRKQRQQEHQIILLEERSTIARELHDSLAQSLSYLKIQVSVLEKRLENASEAANDDHVLQSINQIKLGLSSAYQQLRDLLVTFRLTIDSDNFDEALREAADEFATRGHFDIQINNSIMSLNLSATEQVHLVQIIREALSNISRHAMAKNVTIDLGYDDESNYIVMKVLDDGVGIVGEVDQTQHHGLMIMKERAHNLGGILKVSSNQPSGTIITVKFAPNFFNEYLIEKTRSNTTDELS, from the coding sequence ATGAATAGTATATTACGACAGTCTCTCCCCGTTCAGGCTTGGGTATCCATCTGTACCATTGCCTTATTGTGCTTTATGTCCGCTTTAGGTGGTGGGGTATTGGCGTGGGTATCAGAAGCCGATGCACAAGCTATCAATACCGCAGGGTCAATTCGGATGGCGACCTATCGTATTAACTTTCAAATTGCTACTGACTTTACTGCGGACAGCCCATCGAATTTGAGTATCGCTGTTGAGCAAGACCGTTTGAATGAGACTTTAGAAAAGGAGGTATTGGCTTTAAGTGAGTCAGCAGGTACAGGTATTCCCAATCAAAGCAGGTCTGCCAAAGTAGATGCCTTAGTGACTGATATGGAAAACCGACTCACCAATTTACGTGAGTATCAAATGGCTTATGCCAACAAACATAGAATCATCAATGACCAGTTGCAACGTATAGAGTCGCAGTGGTTCAACACCCTCAAACCTATTGTTTTGTCGCAAAATAAAGAAGCTTTTTATGATGCATCGCCACCTTACATCAGAAACGTCGATAACTTTGTCAATGAATTACAGATTAGAAATGAGCAGCGGCAGATATGGCAACAGTTCCTACAAGTGCTATCGTTAATCTTGACCATTATCATTATGCTGATTGGCATGTATAAGCTACGCCAGAATGTCCTGGTGCCAGTGCAGCGCCTTATTAAAGCCAATAGTCTATTTAAGCAAGGCAAGCACGATACTAGAGTGTCTATCTCTGGCTATACCGAGTTCAAAAAGCTGGGCGATTCTTTTAACAATATGGCCAGTACCATTGAGACTCATCAGCGCTCACTCAAAAGTGAGATGCAGATAAAAACCAAACATTTAACCACAGCTAATGAAGTGTTGTCACTGTTCTATGACTTCTCCAAACAGCTGACCACCAGCTCCGTTACTTTATATAAGCTCGACCAATTGATTACTGACTTTGGGCATATATTTCCTCATTTAGACTTCACCTTATGTATTCAAAACGATATCTTAAATGGGAAGGAAGCCATCGCTCTACACGATGACAAAATGAAAGAGCTGTGTTCCAAGCTTAGCTGTGATAACTGTTTTATTAAAAACAACGTTTATGCTGAAACCTATCCCATTACTCACCAAAATCTTGAGTTTGGAGAGTTAAAAGTTCGACCTAAATCTATTTTGCTTATGAATAGCGAGCTTGCTACAGAGCTTGATGCTAAAGATAAAAAAGAGGATAAAACCTCTAAACGTATTCAGACCGTAGATCTGGACTCTACTTATCTAAATGCTGAAAATAGTGAGCTGATTACTGCGCTCACCAACCTTATCGGTACCGCTTTGTCATTACGTAAGCAGCGTCAACAAGAGCATCAAATTATCTTGTTAGAGGAGCGCTCAACGATTGCAAGAGAGCTGCACGATTCGTTAGCTCAGTCGCTGTCTTATCTAAAGATTCAAGTAAGCGTATTAGAGAAACGCTTAGAGAACGCTTCTGAAGCCGCCAACGATGATCATGTTTTGCAGAGTATTAATCAAATAAAGCTCGGTCTCAGCTCCGCTTATCAGCAATTAAGAGATTTACTCGTCACCTTCCGTCTTACTATAGATAGTGATAACTTCGATGAAGCATTACGTGAGGCCGCTGATGAATTTGCGACCAGAGGTCATTTTGATATCCAAATAAATAATAGTATTATGTCGCTCAATTTAAGTGCAACCGAACAAGTGCATCTGGTCCAAATCATAAGAGAGGCACTATCAAACATCAGTCGTCATGCTATGGCCAAAAACGTAACCATTGATTTAGGCTATGATGATGAAAGCAATTATATTGTCATGAAAGTGTTAGATGACGGGGTCGGTATAGTCGGAGAAGTCGATCAAACCCAGCACCATGGTTTAATGATTATGAAAGAGCGTGCGCATAATTTAGGGGGTATTCTAAAGGTAAGTAGCAACCAACCCTCAGGTACCATTATTACGGTCAAATTCGCCCCTAACTTCTTTAACGAATATTTAATAGAAAAAACCAGAAGTAATACTACAGACGAGCTGTCTTAA
- the narL gene encoding two-component system response regulator NarL, which produces MSTNVYTSNSPAKLLLVDDHPMLRRGIAELLSLEDDVKVVGEVSNGQEALDFLENNEVDLVILDHKMPVLTGIETLREIKARGIEVKALLFTVSDSGEDVQEALKLGVDGYLLKDMEPELIILDIRKVLRGELVISPNLASILAQTMRKPSIEDIAGNLTSRELQVIQMIAEGLSNKMIANKLDIAESTVKVHVKHILNKTGLRTRVEAAVWTVNHLSK; this is translated from the coding sequence ATGAGTACCAATGTTTATACCTCCAACTCCCCTGCCAAGCTGTTGTTAGTCGATGACCACCCCATGCTACGCCGTGGCATAGCAGAGCTACTAAGCTTGGAGGATGACGTAAAAGTAGTGGGTGAAGTTAGTAATGGACAAGAGGCTTTAGACTTTTTAGAAAATAACGAAGTCGACTTGGTAATACTAGATCATAAAATGCCAGTATTAACTGGTATTGAAACCTTGCGAGAAATCAAAGCTAGAGGTATTGAGGTCAAAGCTCTGTTGTTCACGGTCTCTGATAGTGGTGAAGATGTACAAGAAGCGCTGAAATTAGGAGTAGATGGTTATCTGCTAAAAGATATGGAGCCTGAGCTGATTATTCTTGATATCCGAAAAGTATTGCGTGGCGAGCTGGTCATTAGCCCTAACCTAGCATCGATATTGGCACAAACTATGCGTAAGCCCAGTATTGAAGATATCGCAGGCAATCTAACCAGTAGAGAGCTGCAAGTGATTCAGATGATAGCAGAAGGACTTAGCAATAAAATGATTGCTAATAAGCTAGATATTGCTGAGTCAACTGTCAAGGTACACGTTAAACATATTCTCAATAAAACTGGCCTACGTACTCGGGTGGAAGCTGCTGTATGGACGGTGAATCATTTGTCGAAATAG
- a CDS encoding MFS transporter, translating into MHAKELLEFERRDIRALHYTWIAFFLTFYVWFNMAPLATSMLATEDYLTPDHIKLFLIANVALTIPGRVVVGMALDRFGPRRVFSILMVIMAIPTWFFAFGTSAMQFFVARLFMSIVGAGFVVGIHMTALWFKPKDIGFAEGFYAGWGNFGSAAAAITIPTVALQFFGGDDGWRWAIALSGILMAAYGVAYWFLITDGPTVDTHKKARKAGALEVSSWRDLWLYCLFIIPLYGILGVLVYRTQNMGFLGETAAWGFYILIAVVVVYQIYKAISVNAPMLKAGIPEDDKYPFKSVAALNVTYFANFGAELAVVSMLPMFFAATWKLDPTVAGLVASTFAFVNLWARPLGGYISDKVGNRRLVMLIYMFGIGIGFGLMGLLNAEWPLFIAVVFTILCSVFVQGAEGATFGIIPSIKRRLTGQISGMAGAYGNVGAVFYLFIFTFVEPNQFFFIIAIGAFVAWVICYFWLQEPEGAFDDEYKMSSVDRQIAADEAR; encoded by the coding sequence ATGCATGCAAAAGAATTACTGGAGTTTGAACGCCGTGATATAAGGGCGCTCCACTATACGTGGATCGCTTTTTTCTTAACCTTTTACGTGTGGTTCAATATGGCTCCGCTAGCAACCTCGATGCTAGCAACTGAGGATTATCTTACACCTGATCATATCAAGTTATTTTTAATAGCAAACGTTGCTTTAACCATTCCTGGGCGAGTGGTGGTGGGCATGGCCTTGGATCGCTTTGGGCCTCGGCGAGTGTTTTCGATATTGATGGTTATAATGGCGATACCGACTTGGTTTTTCGCTTTTGGTACGTCTGCCATGCAGTTCTTTGTGGCGCGGTTATTTATGTCTATCGTTGGTGCCGGTTTCGTCGTCGGTATTCATATGACAGCGCTGTGGTTTAAACCTAAAGACATTGGTTTCGCTGAAGGGTTTTATGCCGGTTGGGGTAACTTTGGTTCAGCAGCAGCAGCTATCACTATTCCAACCGTAGCTTTGCAATTCTTTGGTGGTGATGATGGTTGGCGTTGGGCTATTGCCTTATCCGGTATACTTATGGCCGCTTATGGTGTTGCTTATTGGTTCTTGATTACTGATGGTCCTACCGTAGATACGCACAAAAAAGCTCGCAAGGCGGGGGCTTTAGAAGTCTCAAGCTGGCGCGATCTTTGGTTATACTGTCTATTTATCATTCCTTTATACGGCATATTGGGGGTCTTGGTTTATCGGACTCAGAATATGGGCTTTTTGGGTGAAACAGCGGCTTGGGGATTTTATATTCTGATCGCTGTGGTAGTTGTTTATCAGATATACAAAGCTATTAGCGTCAATGCGCCTATGCTCAAAGCGGGTATTCCTGAGGATGATAAATATCCGTTCAAATCAGTAGCAGCTTTGAACGTTACTTATTTTGCTAACTTTGGCGCTGAGCTAGCGGTGGTCTCAATGCTACCAATGTTCTTTGCTGCCACTTGGAAACTTGATCCGACGGTAGCAGGACTGGTAGCTTCAACCTTTGCTTTTGTTAACTTATGGGCGCGTCCGCTAGGTGGCTATATCTCCGATAAGGTTGGTAACCGCCGCTTGGTTATGTTGATATATATGTTTGGTATCGGTATTGGCTTTGGACTTATGGGGCTGCTAAATGCTGAATGGCCTTTGTTTATCGCTGTTGTTTTCACCATACTTTGTTCGGTATTCGTGCAAGGGGCAGAGGGAGCGACCTTCGGTATTATTCCTTCAATTAAACGCCGTTTAACGGGTCAGATATCAGGTATGGCTGGCGCGTATGGTAACGTTGGTGCGGTATTCTACTTATTTATCTTCACCTTTGTAGAGCCTAACCAGTTCTTCTTTATCATTGCTATAGGCGCATTTGTTGCTTGGGTCATATGCTACTTCTGGCTACAAGAGCCTGAAGGTGCCTTTGATGATGAGTACAAAATGTCATCGGTGGATCGTCAAATTGCTGCGGATGAAGCTCGATAG
- a CDS encoding DUF1971 domain-containing protein, whose protein sequence is MNKSVIPSHWKIKRSTHFFTKDKVPKALLTHHNTAEGVYGQICVMQGTVTFYGFANEAATEPEQTIIIHAGEFAVSPPQYWHRVELSDDAQFNINFWTEGDTGNKSLFNSSTIHTKPIEALFDKNSE, encoded by the coding sequence ATGAATAAGTCAGTTATACCCAGCCATTGGAAAATAAAACGCTCTACCCATTTTTTCACTAAAGATAAAGTACCCAAAGCTTTATTGACTCATCACAATACTGCTGAAGGAGTATATGGCCAGATTTGTGTGATGCAGGGGACAGTCACCTTTTATGGGTTTGCTAACGAAGCGGCTACCGAACCTGAGCAAACTATAATCATTCACGCAGGAGAATTTGCTGTTAGCCCGCCGCAATACTGGCACCGGGTAGAGTTAAGCGACGATGCTCAATTTAATATTAACTTTTGGACAGAAGGCGATACGGGCAATAAATCACTGTTCAATAGCTCTACTATTCACACTAAACCTATTGAGGCATTATTCGATAAAAATTCTGAGTGA
- a CDS encoding cytochrome P450, whose translation MFSYPQKNNLSSNPEPDSHSNHDRRTLTDKLRQQHEVIKNDAGEWVLLRHADVMAAALDDSTFSSQVSRFLQIPNGLDGAEHDRFRALIDSYLNQSALTPYLPVFKDVASEIMSALPKDTVINAVTDIGAVFAVRAQCAWLGWPAGLEPVLLQWITDNHNATRSKDNAKMAQVAQDFNEIIRSVIIPYRSADNTDNALKDIDGHTVTAQLCCERVDGRELSEAELVSILRNWTGGDLGSIALCVGVIVAYLVEHPEQINVWAGASNTDLEAMIDEVLRIDDPFPSNRRVTTCPVTIGEHQLPKGARVQLNWTSANRDETVFGDNSFAPEDHAADNLVYGIGRHVCPGRLLATWQLRIATQALLAHINHIALAPNHPLEREQPPLGGYRDVPVILS comes from the coding sequence ATGTTTTCTTATCCTCAAAAAAACAATCTATCATCAAATCCCGAACCAGATAGTCATTCAAACCATGACCGACGTACCCTGACGGATAAGCTACGTCAACAACATGAAGTGATAAAAAATGATGCTGGCGAGTGGGTACTTTTACGCCATGCGGATGTTATGGCTGCTGCACTAGATGACAGCACTTTTTCTAGTCAAGTATCGCGTTTTTTACAAATACCTAATGGCCTTGATGGCGCTGAACATGACCGTTTTCGCGCCCTCATAGATAGCTACCTTAATCAATCAGCGCTTACTCCCTATTTACCTGTTTTTAAAGATGTCGCTTCAGAGATTATGAGCGCTTTACCTAAAGACACTGTAATCAATGCGGTCACCGATATCGGTGCGGTATTTGCAGTACGGGCTCAATGTGCTTGGCTTGGTTGGCCGGCTGGTCTGGAACCTGTACTCCTGCAGTGGATAACCGACAATCACAACGCTACTCGCTCAAAAGACAATGCCAAAATGGCGCAAGTCGCGCAAGATTTTAATGAAATTATTCGCTCGGTTATAATACCTTATCGTAGCGCAGATAATACAGATAATGCGCTTAAGGATATCGATGGGCATACGGTGACTGCGCAGTTGTGCTGTGAGCGTGTGGACGGAAGAGAGCTTAGCGAAGCTGAACTGGTGTCCATTTTACGCAACTGGACGGGTGGTGATTTAGGATCTATCGCTTTATGTGTTGGGGTTATTGTAGCCTATCTTGTTGAGCACCCTGAACAGATTAACGTCTGGGCCGGTGCCTCTAACACGGATCTTGAAGCCATGATTGATGAGGTCTTACGTATCGATGATCCTTTTCCATCAAACCGACGTGTTACTACCTGTCCGGTCACTATTGGTGAACATCAACTACCTAAAGGCGCACGCGTGCAACTAAACTGGACATCAGCTAACCGAGATGAGACCGTCTTTGGTGATAACAGCTTTGCGCCTGAAGATCACGCCGCTGATAACCTCGTTTATGGTATAGGCAGACACGTATGCCCTGGGCGACTACTGGCTACTTGGCAACTTAGAATAGCCACCCAAGCGCTATTAGCTCACATAAACCATATCGCTCTCGCTCCCAACCATCCGCTTGAACGTGAGCAACCACCCTTGGGCGGCTATAGAGATGTACCGGTGATTCTCAGCTAA